One region of Triticum aestivum cultivar Chinese Spring chromosome 6B, IWGSC CS RefSeq v2.1, whole genome shotgun sequence genomic DNA includes:
- the LOC123138440 gene encoding 7-deoxyloganetin glucosyltransferase → MGSIMTPAAEKPHAVCLPYPAQGHITPMLNVAKLLHARGFHVTFVNTEYNQARLIRSRGLAAVAGLPGFRFATIPDGLPPSDDDDVTQDIPALCKSTTETCLGPFRSLLARLNDPATGHPPVTCVVSDVVMGFSMEAANELGLTYVQLWTASAISYLGYRHYRLLIGRGIVPLKDAEQLTNGYLDTPVEDVPGLRSMRLRDFPSFIRTTDPDEYIVHYVLRETERTAGASAVILNSFADLEGEAVEAMEALGLPKVYTLGPLPLLAHEERPTPRSAINLSLWKEQEECLEWLEGREPDSVVYVNFGSITVMTNAQMVEFAWGLAQSGKQFMWIIRRDLVRGDAAVLPEEFLAETAGRGLMASWCPQQEVLDHPAVGAFLTHSGWNSALESLCGGVPVISWPFFADQQTNCRYQCNEWGVGMEIDNNVRRDAVAGLITEIMEGEKGKGMRKRAAEWKKSAVKAAMPGGSSHRNFDGLVYDVLLLKN, encoded by the exons ATGGGTTCGATCATGACGCCTGCCGCCGAGAAGCCGCACGCGGTGTGCCTGCCGTACCCGGCACAGGGGCACATCACCCCCATGCTCAACGTCGCCAAGCTGCTCCACGCCCGGGGCTTCCACGTCACCTTCGTCAACACCGAGTACAACCAGGCCCGCCTCATCCGCTCCCGCGGCCTCGCCGCGGTGGCCGGCCTCCCGGGCTTCCGCTTCGCCACCATCCCTGACGGCCTGCCGCCGTCCGACGACGACGACGTCACGCAGGATATCCCGGCGCTCTGCAAGTCCACCACGGAGACCTGCCTCGGGCCCTTCCGCAGCCTTCTCGCCCGGCTCAACGACCCCGCCACGGGCCACCCGCCGGTCACCTGCGTCGTCTCCGACGTCGTCATGGGCTTCTCCATGGAGGCTGCCAACGAGCTCGGCCTCACCTACGTCCAGCTCTGGACCGCCAGCGCCATCAGCTACCTCGGGTACCGCCACTACCGCCTCCTCATCGGCCGTGGCATCGTCCCACTCAAAG ATGCCGAGCAGCTGACGAACGGATATCTTGACACGCCGGTGGAAGACGTGCCTGGCCTGAGGAGCATGAGGCTCAGGGACTTCCCGTCCTTCATACGCACCACGGATCCGGACGAGTACATAGTGCACTACGTCCTGAGGGAGACGGAACGCACGGCCGGCGCGTCGGCCGTCATCCTCAACAGCTTCGCCGACCTAgagggcgaggcggtggaggccatggaggcgcTCGGCCTGCCCAAGGTGTACACTCTCGGCCCTCTCCCGCTGCTGGCGCACGAGGAGCGGCCCACGCCGCGCTCGGCCATCAACCTCAGCCTGTGGAAGGAGCAGGAGGAGTGCCTTGAGTGGCTGGAAGGCAGGGAGCCCGACTCCGTCGTGTACGTCAACTTCGGCAGCATCACCGTCATGACCAACGCGCAGATGGTGGAGTTCGCGTGGGGGTTGGCGCAGAGCGGGAAGCAGTTCATGTGGATCATCCGCCGAGACCTGGTGAGGGGTGACGCCGCGGTGCTTCCCGAGGAGTTCCTCGCCGAGACGGCGGGGCGCGGGCTCATGGCGTCCTGGTGCCCGCAGCAGGAGGTGCTGGACCACCCCGCCGTAGGCGCCTTCCTGACGCACAGCGGCTGGAACTCGGCCCTCGAGAGCTTGTGCGGCGGCGTGCCGGTGATCAGCTGGCCATTCTTCGCAGACCAGCAGACCAACTGCAGGTACCAGTGCAACGAGTGGGGCGTTGGCATGGAGATCGATAACAACGTCCGGCGCGACGCCGTCGCGGGGCTTATCACGGAGATCATGGAAGGGGAGAAGGGGAAGGGGATGAGGAAGAGAGCGGCGGAGTGGAAGAAGAGCGCGGTCAAGGCGGCCATGCCCGGCGGCTCGTCTCACCGCAACTTTGATGGGCTGGTCTACGACGTGCTCCTGCTCAAGAACTAG